From one Lycium barbarum isolate Lr01 chromosome 6, ASM1917538v2, whole genome shotgun sequence genomic stretch:
- the LOC132643814 gene encoding uncharacterized mitochondrial protein AtMg00810-like: MKDLGQLHFYFGIEVMYFDGGIHLNQSKYATELLKKTNIIVARAVGTSLAQKHGLHEAKGSPVNASTPNSEHFQAVKRILKYVKGTVQLGLTLIAKSPLRLYGFSYAYWGGCTTTRRLTTGYTIYFGANCISWASKKQHTVARSSAEVEYRH, from the exons atgaaggatctTGGTCAACTACATTTCtattttggaattgaagttatGTACTTTGATGGAGGTATTCATCTAAATCAAAGTAAATATGCCACAGAATTGCTCAAGAAAACTAACATAATCGTAGCCAGGGCAGTTGGCACTTCACTTGCACAAAAGCATGGTTTGCATGAAGCTAAGGGAAGTCCTGTCAATGCTTCA ACTCCAAATAGTGAGCACTTTCAGGCTGTAAAAAGGATCCTCAAATATGTCAAAGGAACAGTGCAGCTTGGACTTACATTGATTGCAAAATCACCTCTAAGGTTGTATGGCTTTTCTTATGCATATTGGGGAGGATGTACTACAACAAGAAGATTAACTACAGGATATACAATCTATTTTGGTGCTAATTGTATTTCATGGGCATCTAAGAAGCAGCACACAGTTGCAAGATCAAGTGCTGAGGTTGAGTACAGACACTAG